In Vibrio japonicus, the following are encoded in one genomic region:
- a CDS encoding glycosyltransferase family 2 protein, translating into MKSKLPFFSVIISTCNRPELLQRCLERIASQKFDNYEVIIINNGSKSHFNAEYKQVERNFDTRFKFYDLNNELSAGFGPAHSRNLGIDTACGEYIAFCDDDDEWIDSNYLSDVVDYLERHTTDLIISNQFGISDNPEECSQPKVWFKGFENYLEKSPEKIKRLSNLDYFSDVGSFPHLNTSIYKASFIRDLDGFNRSLWYEEDLDLFLRALQREPSIAFNANFVSNHYIPNKDKMDNITSSIDTLKKYKLRLIYLQNLINEFGVKESNNFVKSLASDTFKHLTMYTLSKKDYRTAKMYAFNAHCIKPKFKWFSFFIYIYFLNLIKAKND; encoded by the coding sequence ATGAAAAGTAAATTACCCTTTTTTTCTGTCATTATTTCAACATGTAACCGCCCAGAGCTACTTCAGCGCTGTTTGGAAAGAATTGCCTCTCAAAAGTTTGATAACTATGAAGTTATTATCATTAACAATGGCTCTAAATCTCATTTCAACGCGGAATACAAACAGGTTGAAAGAAATTTCGATACAAGGTTTAAGTTCTATGATTTAAACAATGAGCTATCTGCTGGCTTTGGTCCCGCTCACTCTAGGAATTTAGGGATTGACACTGCGTGTGGAGAATACATAGCATTTTGTGACGATGATGATGAGTGGATTGACAGCAATTATCTGTCTGATGTTGTTGACTACTTGGAAAGACACACGACCGATTTAATCATTTCAAATCAATTTGGGATAAGCGACAACCCCGAAGAGTGCAGCCAGCCAAAAGTTTGGTTTAAGGGTTTTGAAAATTATTTAGAGAAATCACCAGAAAAGATAAAGCGACTCTCTAACCTGGATTATTTCTCCGATGTTGGTTCCTTTCCTCATTTGAATACCTCTATTTATAAAGCTTCATTTATCAGAGACTTAGATGGGTTTAATCGGTCTTTGTGGTATGAAGAAGATTTAGACTTGTTTCTGAGAGCATTACAGAGAGAACCGTCCATTGCTTTCAATGCAAATTTTGTTTCCAACCACTACATCCCAAACAAAGACAAAATGGATAACATCACCAGTAGTATTGATACATTAAAAAAATACAAGCTGCGGTTAATTTATTTACAAAATCTAATTAATGAGTTCGGCGTTAAAGAATCGAACAACTTTGTTAAATCACTCGCCAGTGATACTTTTAAACATCTTACTATGTACACTTTGTCAAAAAAGGATTACCGAACTGCAAAGATGTATGCATTTAATGCGCACTGCATCAAGCCAAAGTTTAAGTGGTTCAGCTTTTTCATTTATATTTATTTTTTAAATTTAATAAAGGCAAAAAATGACTAG
- a CDS encoding oligosaccharide flippase family protein gives MDITKKLTYAYIWNLIGRWGLRFIGIVSSLILVRLLPPEAFGIVATATIYIGFFETLSAVGVKRYLIAHTDLSDKDLNTAWTLRILIRFVITMILIASSGVIASFVNESDLQLIIILISISGFFGAFGNIGLVRLEKDVNYKPMVKLGIVVKVITAVTTLTIAYFNPTYWALVIGSFVGAFISLVGSYIIYKYSPRFDWRFNKAMLKNSTWLLTRSVLGYSKNRLDIFLVSNMFNSHQVGQYKIAQDFSTLPFSEIISPATWGLFPALSHLKNDKDLLYLNTYKFLALTYLLIIPSIVGTFIVSEQFTLVVLGDQWEALIPILGPLSMMMMGYPLQSLSHNIYDYLGKTKISISLDILALFFLAIAFSLANYVNMVGDLTQFAYVRVSVAVVMFLVTIAFVKITLGFSLRAIFIVITVPSVAAFVMYSGLSYGYMSEENTILGLATNVVLGGVYYAASVLMVIFFVGKKSVIWGYWLGKIRSVLGNYRLVYGR, from the coding sequence TTGGATATTACAAAAAAGCTTACCTATGCCTATATCTGGAACCTTATTGGCCGATGGGGATTGCGTTTCATCGGTATTGTTAGCTCCCTTATCTTAGTTAGGCTGCTCCCACCTGAAGCTTTCGGTATCGTTGCTACAGCGACAATTTATATTGGTTTTTTTGAAACTTTATCTGCCGTTGGCGTAAAACGCTATTTGATTGCCCATACTGACTTATCAGATAAAGACTTAAATACAGCCTGGACTTTACGAATACTTATTAGGTTTGTAATTACGATGATATTAATCGCATCTTCAGGTGTGATTGCTTCGTTTGTCAATGAGTCCGACCTACAACTAATTATTATTCTTATCTCTATATCAGGTTTTTTCGGAGCGTTTGGTAATATCGGTCTGGTTAGGCTGGAGAAAGACGTTAACTATAAACCTATGGTGAAACTAGGTATTGTAGTTAAAGTGATAACTGCTGTGACCACTCTGACTATCGCTTATTTCAATCCAACATATTGGGCGTTGGTCATAGGGTCATTTGTGGGGGCATTTATCAGCCTAGTAGGGTCTTACATCATTTATAAGTATTCTCCGCGTTTCGATTGGCGGTTTAACAAAGCGATGCTTAAGAACTCAACTTGGCTACTGACAAGAAGTGTCCTGGGGTATTCTAAAAACAGGTTGGATATATTTTTAGTTAGCAATATGTTTAACTCGCACCAAGTAGGTCAATATAAAATAGCTCAGGATTTTTCAACCCTCCCTTTCAGTGAAATCATCAGCCCTGCCACTTGGGGTTTATTTCCAGCGCTTTCACACTTAAAAAATGATAAAGACCTTCTTTACTTAAATACTTACAAGTTCTTAGCTTTGACTTATCTGCTCATCATTCCTTCAATTGTCGGGACCTTCATTGTATCAGAGCAATTTACTCTGGTCGTTCTTGGGGATCAATGGGAGGCGTTAATTCCGATATTAGGGCCGTTATCGATGATGATGATGGGATACCCGCTACAATCACTATCACATAATATTTATGACTACTTGGGAAAAACAAAAATAAGTATCTCGCTGGATATATTAGCTTTGTTTTTTCTTGCCATCGCGTTTTCTTTGGCAAACTACGTAAATATGGTTGGTGATTTAACTCAGTTTGCTTATGTTAGAGTCTCAGTTGCGGTCGTTATGTTTCTGGTTACCATAGCATTTGTAAAAATCACCTTAGGCTTTTCGTTGAGAGCAATATTCATCGTGATCACAGTGCCCTCGGTAGCGGCTTTTGTTATGTATAGTGGACTATCATATGGCTATATGAGTGAAGAAAACACAATACTTGGACTCGCGACAAATGTAGTTCTAGGGGGAGTGTATTATGCAGCAAGTGTTTTAATGGTGATTTTTTTTGTGGGCAAAAAATCTGTCATTTGGGGGTATTGGCTGGGTAAGATTCGTTCTGTTTTAGGCAACTACCGACTGGTTTATGGTAGATAA
- the prsT gene encoding XrtA/PEP-CTERM system TPR-repeat protein PrsT, translated as MSYETEITPKKLALAGLTISALLFSHTGFANKYISSAEDYLSKNETNAAMIELKNAIQKSPEDALPRYMLGKIYLEQGNFTNAEKELSRALKYGYNAKEALPLLARALLNQNKLDDIFLLVEDFSDTGTTPDLLAITAMAEIKRNNLDEAKTLLKKAGTDTVYGKLAQATYLSTTKQLESASDYVDSLLKSETSNSDVWMLKGHLDIAQNKFDEAYDSYATAYKLSPNARQYIFFMAQALVSGQKLEEAKPLVDNLLTTHSHNIYVNELKAIIAFADKDYSVAKTHADRAIHSGSDSLRVSTISGISAFYLGQFEQAHRVFTKIYPELPKDHVVHRLYIMSQIELGYVDEAIELLNNYDIQSPEESRFISQASIELAKIGRNETALKLAKKAAINDSSQIEATLGLVKLANNDLSGIEDLHSAIEADPSMLDAKRGLSNYYLSRKMFDDADSVADRWLEKQPNDTTALMLKGVINKEKGKIDLAQTYFNQVREIDPNNVQSIVELADIESSNGNTQKSLSLLVDAKNLAPNNYKVNTKFLEYSKQIGRLPEAMRTLDEQIKADPLNSHLKVQKAHALVLNDDKKSAVNVLESLPHADKDANVLKFLGNLYFSLGKIPEAKRNYQQWVDTDIYNPTAYIRSIQLLGYNNEIDSGLNLTQRAQSVFPNDARFSLIRAELFFKSGDLENAQRTLDAMPEHVRGTAYSLELQGAIYIAKQDFSTAVDVYKKSYAAMPNIQNARKLASIYSLNDQNTEAIRFLNNVIEQHGEKAEPLKLKLAELQIKSQPEKALAQYEAILAKDPNNALVLNNLAWLYMDKDQTNQACKYAQKAYEIANRSFEIVDTYGYCLLKSGDTARALELLELAYNSRQQNAEIALHFAEALLSNRQITQATKVLSSVVTEDPHLVSRKSLLNEQVKLLAQ; from the coding sequence ATGTCATACGAAACGGAAATCACCCCTAAGAAACTCGCTTTGGCAGGGCTGACAATTTCAGCGCTCCTTTTCTCCCACACGGGCTTTGCAAACAAATACATTAGCAGTGCGGAAGATTATCTCAGTAAAAATGAGACAAACGCGGCAATGATTGAATTAAAAAATGCCATCCAAAAATCCCCCGAAGACGCTCTTCCCCGCTATATGCTGGGTAAAATTTACCTTGAACAGGGCAACTTCACTAACGCTGAGAAAGAACTCTCTAGAGCACTGAAATATGGCTACAATGCTAAGGAAGCCTTACCACTTCTTGCTCGTGCTTTGCTCAATCAAAATAAGCTTGATGACATATTCTTACTCGTTGAAGATTTTTCTGATACTGGTACAACACCAGACTTACTTGCCATTACTGCGATGGCCGAAATTAAACGAAATAACTTGGATGAGGCCAAAACTCTGTTGAAAAAAGCAGGGACTGACACTGTTTATGGCAAACTTGCTCAAGCCACTTATTTATCAACAACGAAACAGTTGGAATCTGCATCTGACTATGTAGATTCACTATTGAAATCAGAGACTTCTAACAGTGATGTATGGATGCTTAAAGGGCATTTAGACATCGCTCAAAACAAGTTTGATGAGGCTTATGACAGTTACGCAACTGCCTATAAACTTTCTCCTAATGCTCGCCAATACATCTTTTTTATGGCTCAAGCGTTAGTCAGTGGGCAAAAACTTGAAGAAGCTAAGCCTTTAGTTGATAACTTACTTACCACACACAGCCACAACATATACGTAAATGAGCTTAAAGCAATCATCGCTTTTGCTGATAAAGATTACTCCGTTGCTAAAACTCATGCTGATCGAGCGATTCATAGTGGTTCTGACAGTTTAAGGGTTTCAACAATCTCTGGGATTTCCGCCTTTTATCTCGGCCAGTTTGAACAAGCTCACAGAGTATTTACAAAAATCTATCCGGAGCTTCCAAAAGATCATGTGGTCCATCGCCTCTACATTATGAGCCAGATTGAATTAGGCTACGTTGATGAAGCGATTGAATTGTTAAATAACTATGATATTCAATCACCGGAAGAGAGCCGCTTTATATCACAGGCGAGTATTGAGCTTGCTAAAATAGGCAGAAATGAGACTGCTTTGAAGCTGGCTAAGAAAGCAGCCATCAATGATAGCAGCCAGATAGAGGCGACGTTAGGTTTAGTCAAACTCGCGAACAATGACCTCTCAGGTATTGAAGATTTGCACTCTGCAATCGAGGCCGACCCTTCCATGCTGGACGCAAAGCGTGGACTATCCAATTACTACCTATCGCGTAAGATGTTTGATGACGCAGACTCCGTTGCGGACAGATGGCTAGAAAAACAGCCAAATGATACAACGGCGTTAATGCTAAAAGGCGTTATCAATAAAGAAAAAGGTAAGATCGACCTAGCCCAAACATACTTTAATCAAGTAAGGGAAATTGATCCAAACAATGTCCAGTCCATCGTCGAACTTGCTGACATTGAGTCTTCCAATGGCAATACGCAAAAGTCCCTATCTCTACTGGTCGATGCGAAAAACCTTGCGCCAAATAATTACAAAGTTAACACGAAGTTTCTTGAGTACAGCAAACAGATAGGCCGCCTCCCTGAGGCCATGCGCACACTGGACGAACAAATCAAAGCAGATCCACTTAATAGTCACCTAAAAGTTCAAAAAGCCCATGCACTGGTGCTGAATGACGATAAAAAATCCGCCGTCAATGTGCTTGAATCTCTACCCCATGCCGATAAAGACGCCAACGTTTTGAAGTTTCTGGGTAACCTCTACTTTTCTTTAGGAAAAATACCAGAGGCGAAAAGAAATTATCAGCAATGGGTCGATACGGATATTTACAACCCAACTGCCTATATCCGTAGTATTCAACTATTGGGCTACAACAATGAGATTGATTCGGGTTTAAATCTTACCCAAAGAGCACAGAGTGTGTTCCCTAATGATGCACGATTTTCATTAATAAGGGCTGAATTGTTCTTCAAAAGCGGTGACCTGGAGAACGCTCAACGTACGCTCGATGCGATGCCTGAACATGTTCGAGGAACGGCTTACTCCTTAGAACTTCAGGGGGCTATCTATATTGCTAAGCAAGACTTCTCAACAGCTGTTGATGTCTACAAGAAAAGCTATGCTGCAATGCCAAACATCCAAAATGCACGCAAATTAGCATCGATTTACTCATTGAATGATCAAAATACAGAAGCGATTCGCTTTCTGAACAACGTAATCGAACAACATGGTGAAAAAGCAGAACCGCTAAAACTAAAATTGGCGGAACTGCAGATCAAATCACAGCCCGAGAAAGCGCTGGCGCAGTACGAGGCTATCCTTGCAAAAGACCCAAACAATGCTCTGGTACTTAACAACTTAGCCTGGCTTTATATGGATAAAGATCAGACAAACCAAGCTTGTAAGTATGCACAAAAAGCCTACGAGATAGCGAATCGAAGTTTTGAAATCGTTGACACTTATGGCTACTGTTTGCTTAAGTCTGGTGATACCGCCCGTGCTCTCGAACTTCTTGAGCTTGCCTATAACAGTAGACAGCAGAATGCAGAAATCGCATTACATTTTGCTGAAGCCTTACTCTCCAACCGCCAAATCACGCAAGCAACGAAGGTACTATCTTCGGTCGTTACGGAAGATCCGCACTTAGTTTCCCGTAAAAGCTTACTCAATGAACAAGTAAAACTTTTGGCGCAATAA
- a CDS encoding GNAT family N-acetyltransferase, protein MKKRQRDSIQCEIYYNPDKSWLKQAWCDLEQRSKPSFFLSWLWIGTWLDCFVGEFSVIEARQNSKTVGLGILVKQPTHLFFIPFKGKYYLHRTGNPVHDQIWIEYNDFLMDAGEEDLIRVAMVECLVYGVNKPDAIVIGASDEKKFGYIEHLGLKKRTVWETKNYALNLDDLREKNQSVLQFLSRNSRYQILRSMRKYSDLGEITLEKASSAEKAKEMLKIAKPLHLARWSAEHVKSGFSNEDFVAFHELLIERGIETGAVEVYHIKAGTETLSIMYNFKHDNHVYFYLCAINYQRTSSQYKPGLVSHYLLINKALEEGVASYDFMGGTARYKETFSNTKGKLSVNQYEHSSSLLMMEDVFRSAKLWVMNKKKSVLRGVSQAGDSYGEWVRKSTSRS, encoded by the coding sequence TTGAAAAAACGACAGCGTGACAGTATTCAATGCGAAATATACTACAACCCAGATAAGTCTTGGCTTAAGCAAGCGTGGTGCGATTTAGAGCAGCGCTCCAAGCCAAGTTTTTTTCTCTCCTGGTTATGGATAGGCACCTGGTTAGACTGCTTTGTTGGTGAGTTTTCGGTTATTGAAGCGAGACAAAACAGCAAAACCGTGGGCTTAGGTATCTTAGTCAAACAACCGACTCATCTCTTCTTCATCCCGTTTAAAGGAAAGTACTATCTTCATCGGACAGGTAACCCGGTGCATGATCAGATTTGGATTGAATACAATGATTTTCTGATGGATGCAGGAGAGGAAGATCTTATCCGAGTGGCTATGGTTGAGTGCCTCGTTTATGGCGTGAATAAGCCCGATGCCATTGTCATTGGTGCGAGTGACGAAAAAAAATTCGGTTACATTGAGCACCTTGGCTTAAAGAAAAGAACGGTTTGGGAAACAAAGAATTACGCCTTAAATTTGGATGATTTGAGAGAGAAAAACCAATCTGTACTTCAATTTTTATCACGTAACTCTCGCTACCAAATCTTGCGAAGTATGAGGAAGTATAGCGATCTAGGTGAAATAACCCTCGAAAAAGCGAGTTCAGCGGAAAAAGCGAAAGAGATGCTAAAAATCGCAAAACCTCTCCATTTAGCACGTTGGAGTGCTGAGCATGTCAAAAGCGGATTTTCAAATGAGGACTTCGTTGCTTTTCATGAACTTTTGATTGAGAGAGGAATTGAGACTGGAGCAGTGGAAGTCTACCACATTAAAGCGGGTACCGAGACTTTATCCATCATGTACAACTTTAAGCATGATAATCACGTCTACTTCTACCTTTGCGCCATAAACTATCAACGAACAAGTTCACAGTATAAACCTGGATTAGTATCGCACTATTTACTCATTAATAAGGCCCTAGAAGAAGGCGTTGCATCTTATGATTTCATGGGTGGCACGGCCCGATATAAGGAAACCTTTTCTAATACAAAGGGAAAGCTATCTGTGAATCAGTACGAACACTCAAGCTCTCTTCTTATGATGGAAGACGTATTTAGAAGCGCCAAATTATGGGTTATGAATAAGAAAAAGAGTGTGCTTCGCGGGGTAAGCCAAGCGGGAGATAGTTATGGTGAGTGGGTTCGAAAATCTACGAGTCGATCCTAG
- a CDS encoding oligosaccharide flippase family protein, with protein MLADLNKKIAVGYLWNLLAKWLNRSIGLISTLCLVRILEPDDFGIVALASIVLAFFVMISDAGTNKYLIKAKVCTDEMLNSAWSLNIVLKVACSFIVAVFAHQLAIYMNEPALSDVLLMSCLIPVISSLKNVGLVIYERELNYKPLTQLSVTVKIAIVPITLFFAFYLQNYWALVIGLIVSEVMTVAGSYRMHPYRPRWSMSLWSEQWSFSKWHLLSMTTGYVRSRIDAVLLGRYLTSSDVGIYRVSQEFAWLPFTELIAPATNSMYSGLTQVRDDKTELHNSILRYLAISYLLVVPSVFGIYALSELFTTVVLGDKWVEASPVIGLLAILMLSMPLNISLQSVLTNLSKVKYLIVLDTIMIAAIVGIITWFSGQSSFDILAYTEYRVSLVTVFILMLCVSYKLLINLSILRVVFVILLPMIPAIVMVNTLTLIRDHLQYPDVINLMVLASVGALVFVPTMLVIIMVAKQWIEEYAFIYSVLRKIKPSHRMSDSV; from the coding sequence ATGCTGGCTGACTTGAACAAAAAGATCGCTGTTGGTTATCTTTGGAACCTGTTAGCAAAATGGTTAAACAGAAGTATTGGCCTGATAAGCACACTGTGCTTAGTAAGAATTCTCGAACCGGATGACTTTGGAATTGTGGCGTTAGCAAGTATTGTACTGGCGTTCTTTGTGATGATTTCAGATGCAGGAACAAATAAGTATTTAATAAAAGCCAAAGTCTGCACTGATGAAATGTTGAATAGTGCGTGGTCGTTAAACATCGTACTCAAAGTCGCTTGTAGCTTTATTGTGGCTGTGTTTGCCCATCAACTCGCGATTTACATGAATGAGCCAGCACTATCAGATGTTTTACTGATGTCGTGCCTTATTCCAGTGATCAGCTCGCTGAAAAACGTTGGGCTCGTCATCTATGAAAGAGAGCTCAATTATAAGCCACTCACTCAGCTGTCTGTTACAGTTAAGATCGCGATAGTACCGATTACACTTTTCTTTGCGTTTTACCTGCAAAACTATTGGGCATTAGTGATTGGTCTAATTGTAAGTGAAGTGATGACTGTGGCAGGGTCATACCGAATGCATCCCTATCGACCTCGATGGTCAATGAGTTTATGGAGTGAACAGTGGTCATTCTCAAAATGGCATCTATTATCTATGACAACAGGTTACGTTCGTTCAAGGATTGATGCTGTTTTGCTTGGTCGGTATCTAACGAGTAGTGATGTCGGTATCTATCGGGTGAGTCAGGAATTTGCGTGGTTACCTTTTACCGAACTAATCGCACCTGCTACGAATTCAATGTACTCAGGGCTCACCCAAGTGCGTGATGACAAAACGGAACTTCATAACAGTATTTTAAGATATCTGGCGATTTCTTACCTGTTAGTTGTCCCTTCTGTTTTCGGTATCTATGCCTTAAGTGAGCTGTTTACAACCGTTGTCTTAGGGGATAAATGGGTAGAGGCTTCACCTGTTATTGGATTGCTTGCGATACTCATGTTGTCTATGCCTTTGAACATCTCTTTGCAATCTGTATTAACGAACCTATCAAAAGTTAAGTATTTGATCGTTCTCGATACCATTATGATTGCCGCTATAGTGGGTATCATTACTTGGTTTTCCGGGCAGAGCAGCTTCGATATTCTCGCTTATACCGAGTATCGCGTTTCTCTTGTCACAGTTTTTATTTTGATGTTGTGTGTCTCTTATAAGTTACTGATAAACCTTTCTATACTTAGAGTGGTATTCGTCATTCTTTTACCAATGATACCGGCGATAGTCATGGTCAATACGCTTACCCTGATTCGGGATCACCTCCAATATCCTGACGTCATAAATCTTATGGTGTTGGCATCGGTAGGTGCGTTAGTGTTTGTTCCTACTATGCTAGTTATCATCATGGTCGCTAAACAATGGATAGAAGAATACGCTTTTATATACAGCGTATTAAGGAAGATAAAGCCTTCACACCGAATGAGCGATTCAGTCTAA
- a CDS encoding arsenate reductase/protein-tyrosine-phosphatase family protein — translation MSDLGVTLKNQGSESRSALVLGEDTRSFLSVVRSLGRAGYTVHVVCYDRTSPSLKSKYISAAYYYNYQAYCNDEWIVNVLCLIERYKYDIVFPCDERAIYPLWQVRKELPTTTKLAIANQEALDALFDKWKTKEIAIKCDVPVAGGELIDLTETDYRQLTEKYGDRFVVKPLQSFEMTSLDKRNKVVIVKSQRDFLDFKQFNSASERYLVESYFKGSGEGLSVFAWKGEVKTAFSYRRLAEPDAGGGSSYRGSSELDPDQLQATEKICRETNLTGLAMFEFRRNLQSNRWILVEVNARVWGGLPLAEYAGIDFPKIYTDFLLESAESKTVNTSISHVTARALTADLYEIKRESEKISKEVGRQKAVMHMAKRLAGVMRFLSPKESIDTLRFDDPKPFVAEVGEISKNIMGSVFKERTYLTHYRRWLMRNKLRKVFSENQSRKIIFICYGNIIRSPFAEHYFSDQMKRSNVSLDIDSFGFHPKESRQSPDIAISAASLLQCDLTNHSSKCLTQMDIKETDIVIYFDDKNRDAIESGYRVNHAFCAADLLDNTYPCLSEIDDPYESDVETIKKCYDKIKNALDNFMSIYKGAIQ, via the coding sequence ATGTCCGATTTGGGAGTTACGCTAAAAAATCAAGGAAGCGAATCACGCTCTGCACTTGTATTGGGAGAGGATACGCGAAGCTTTCTTTCAGTGGTTCGGTCACTCGGTAGGGCTGGCTACACGGTTCACGTTGTTTGTTACGATCGAACAAGCCCTTCCTTGAAAAGCAAATACATATCAGCGGCTTACTATTACAACTACCAAGCTTATTGTAATGATGAGTGGATAGTTAACGTCTTATGCTTAATTGAAAGATACAAATATGACATCGTATTCCCATGTGATGAAAGAGCGATATACCCGCTTTGGCAGGTAAGGAAAGAGTTGCCTACCACAACAAAGTTGGCCATCGCGAATCAAGAGGCGTTGGATGCTCTGTTTGACAAGTGGAAAACGAAAGAAATCGCAATCAAGTGTGATGTTCCGGTTGCGGGTGGCGAACTTATCGACCTGACCGAAACGGATTATCGCCAACTCACAGAAAAGTATGGCGACCGATTCGTTGTTAAGCCTCTCCAGTCTTTTGAGATGACATCTTTAGATAAGAGAAACAAAGTCGTTATTGTGAAATCACAACGTGATTTTCTCGATTTTAAGCAGTTCAATTCAGCCAGCGAACGCTATCTGGTAGAGAGCTATTTTAAAGGGAGTGGGGAAGGGCTATCCGTTTTTGCATGGAAAGGGGAAGTAAAAACCGCGTTTTCCTATCGCAGATTAGCAGAGCCAGATGCCGGAGGAGGCAGCTCTTACAGGGGAAGTTCTGAATTAGACCCGGATCAGCTACAAGCAACAGAGAAGATTTGCCGAGAAACAAACCTCACTGGTCTTGCCATGTTTGAGTTTCGAAGAAACTTGCAAAGTAATCGATGGATTTTAGTTGAAGTTAACGCGCGTGTTTGGGGTGGGCTTCCATTAGCGGAATACGCAGGCATCGACTTTCCTAAAATTTATACGGACTTTTTGCTCGAAAGTGCTGAGTCAAAAACGGTAAATACATCCATCTCGCATGTCACGGCGCGAGCGTTAACTGCCGATCTGTACGAAATAAAACGAGAAAGTGAGAAGATCTCAAAAGAAGTCGGTCGTCAGAAAGCGGTCATGCATATGGCGAAACGGCTTGCTGGAGTGATGCGTTTTCTCTCTCCGAAAGAGAGTATTGATACCCTACGTTTTGATGACCCAAAGCCTTTTGTTGCCGAGGTCGGGGAAATTTCAAAAAATATCATGGGGTCCGTGTTCAAAGAAAGAACCTATCTCACCCACTACCGCAGATGGTTAATGAGGAATAAGCTCAGGAAAGTATTCTCCGAAAATCAAAGTAGAAAGATAATTTTCATTTGCTATGGGAATATCATCAGAAGCCCTTTTGCGGAACATTATTTCTCAGACCAAATGAAACGCAGTAATGTCTCATTAGATATTGATTCATTCGGGTTTCATCCAAAGGAGTCAAGACAGAGCCCAGATATTGCAATATCGGCAGCCTCTCTATTGCAGTGTGATCTCACTAACCATTCCTCTAAGTGTTTGACACAGATGGATATTAAAGAAACGGATATTGTCATCTACTTTGATGACAAAAATCGCGATGCTATTGAGTCTGGTTATAGGGTTAACCATGCGTTTTGTGCAGCAGACCTTTTGGATAATACATACCCGTGTCTGAGTGAAATAGATGACCCATACGAAAGTGACGTCGAAACCATAAAAAAATGCTATGACAAAATCAAAAATGCGTTAGATAACTTTATGAGTATTTATAAAGGGGCTATTCAATGA
- a CDS encoding glycosyltransferase family 2 protein, giving the protein MESLIALDCVGQYEVLMVDDCGQDSSLLVAERYIEKYPDIFKLIQHDANKGISAARNSGLTQTESPYVMFVDSDDWLSEGAIKPLLNTLANSSPDFLFFDFTREWQSRREDMPFLKDMDEPKPISNELYFSFLQKVPVTPWGKVLKTDTAKKFCFTEGIIFEDVAIIPLMILKSKSKLYYPGIRYHYRQREGSIMAERRGEIESLFKAYSILLSNLDEVSDHNIRQDLLFILLRDWLINVRVAYREKKYKKSMSLLDEGILFFNISNRHWIKSDHLIRHLSSTSFWSKLKIKLILSLIKKKPFKLFFLMHINYLSINWKNTKTLINIQSITSSGS; this is encoded by the coding sequence ATGGAGAGTCTTATTGCACTTGATTGTGTTGGCCAGTATGAAGTTTTAATGGTTGATGATTGTGGACAGGATTCTAGCTTATTAGTGGCGGAGCGATACATTGAGAAATACCCTGATATTTTCAAGCTCATTCAGCATGACGCCAACAAAGGGATATCGGCAGCGAGAAATAGCGGCCTGACCCAAACAGAAAGCCCATACGTTATGTTTGTTGATTCTGATGACTGGCTGTCAGAAGGGGCAATTAAACCGTTATTAAATACACTCGCTAATAGCTCCCCTGACTTCCTGTTCTTTGATTTTACAAGAGAGTGGCAAAGCCGTCGTGAAGACATGCCATTTTTGAAAGATATGGATGAGCCTAAACCAATAAGTAATGAACTGTATTTTTCCTTTCTACAAAAGGTACCCGTGACTCCATGGGGAAAGGTGCTAAAAACGGATACCGCCAAGAAGTTTTGTTTCACTGAGGGTATTATTTTTGAAGATGTGGCGATCATCCCTTTGATGATTCTGAAAAGTAAATCAAAGCTCTACTACCCTGGTATCCGATACCACTACCGTCAGCGAGAAGGCTCCATTATGGCCGAGCGACGTGGAGAGATTGAAAGTTTATTTAAAGCATACAGCATCTTGTTGTCTAATCTCGATGAGGTTAGTGATCATAATATTCGCCAAGATTTATTGTTCATTTTACTTAGAGATTGGCTGATTAATGTGCGTGTTGCTTATAGAGAGAAAAAATATAAAAAATCCATGAGCTTATTGGATGAAGGCATTTTGTTTTTTAACATAAGCAATCGCCATTGGATAAAAAGCGATCACTTAATTAGACATTTATCATCAACATCATTTTGGTCAAAGTTAAAAATCAAGCTCATACTTTCTTTAATAAAGAAAAAACCATTTAAGTTGTTTTTTCTAATGCACATAAACTACCTCTCGATCAATTGGAAAAACACAAAGACTTTAATAAACATACAGTCTATCACCAGTTCAGGATCGTAA